In one window of Micromonospora cathayae DNA:
- a CDS encoding MFS transporter, which yields MTGLRQQPAAPAAPATGLPRAPLVGYATGSVGMGIWVTVPGLLLLYFLTDVLAVPPWLAGLALLVPKVADVLLHPWIGHRSDLGYARHGDRRRLLLVGCALPVAFAVLFAVPGGLTGAPAAAWVAVAFVAGNLLFAAYQVPYLATPADLATGYHERTRLMAFRMVVLTLGILLSGLAAPLLTGGDTPTRDGYLRMGLLLGVGMLVTMLVGVAGIGRLRRSTATVPPTGGHGWPALLAALRDRQFRWLVAAYLAMSTTSHLVLAAVPYYAEYELGRPELTTVLVAAFVAPALLVTPLWLVVARRVGKQPALLAAQAAFAAGSLVLALGRPAGLPVLLAAVTVLGVSFAGMQLLPFSMLPDVIRAGGGPAGTYTGVWTATEATGAALGPYAYALCLAAGGFVASATGTTVDQPDSALTAIRYGFGLLPAACMIAALLLQRRYRLDTTARATG from the coding sequence ATGACCGGCCTACGGCAGCAGCCCGCCGCACCCGCCGCCCCGGCCACCGGGCTGCCCCGCGCCCCGCTGGTCGGGTACGCCACCGGCTCCGTCGGCATGGGGATCTGGGTCACCGTACCGGGCCTGCTGCTGCTCTACTTCCTCACCGACGTGCTCGCCGTACCGCCCTGGCTGGCCGGGTTGGCCCTGCTGGTCCCCAAGGTCGCCGACGTGCTGCTGCACCCCTGGATCGGGCACCGCAGCGACCTCGGGTACGCCCGCCACGGCGACCGGCGGCGGCTGCTGCTCGTCGGCTGTGCCCTGCCGGTCGCCTTCGCCGTCCTGTTCGCCGTCCCCGGCGGCCTCACCGGCGCCCCGGCCGCCGCCTGGGTGGCCGTCGCCTTCGTCGCCGGCAACCTGCTCTTCGCCGCGTACCAGGTGCCCTACCTGGCCACCCCCGCCGACCTGGCCACCGGCTACCACGAGCGGACCCGGCTGATGGCCTTCCGGATGGTGGTGCTGACCCTCGGCATCCTGCTGTCCGGCCTGGCCGCGCCGCTGCTCACCGGCGGTGACACCCCCACCCGGGACGGGTACCTCCGGATGGGTCTGCTGCTCGGCGTCGGCATGCTGGTCACCATGCTGGTCGGGGTGGCCGGCATCGGCCGGCTGCGCCGCAGCACCGCCACCGTCCCGCCCACCGGCGGACACGGCTGGCCGGCCCTGCTGGCCGCCCTGCGCGACCGGCAGTTCCGCTGGCTGGTCGCCGCCTACCTGGCCATGTCCACCACCAGCCACCTGGTGCTGGCCGCCGTGCCCTACTACGCCGAGTACGAGCTGGGCCGGCCGGAGCTGACCACCGTGCTGGTCGCCGCGTTCGTCGCGCCCGCCCTGCTGGTCACCCCGCTGTGGCTGGTGGTGGCCCGCCGGGTCGGCAAGCAGCCGGCGCTGCTCGCCGCGCAGGCCGCCTTCGCCGCCGGCTCGCTGGTCCTCGCCCTGGGCCGGCCGGCCGGGCTGCCGGTGCTGCTCGCCGCGGTCACCGTGCTCGGTGTCTCCTTCGCCGGCATGCAGCTGCTGCCGTTCTCGATGCTGCCCGACGTGATCCGGGCCGGTGGCGGCCCGGCCGGTACGTACACCGGGGTGTGGACGGCCACCGAGGCCACCGGGGCCGCCCTCGGCCCGTACGCCTACGCGCTCTGCCTGGCCGCCGGCGGCTTCGTCGCCTCGGCCACCGGCACCACCGTCGACCAGCCCGACTCCGCGCTGACCGCGATCCGGTACGGCTTCGGGCTGCTCCCGGCGGCCTGCATGATCGCCGCCCTGCTGCTCCAGCGCCGCTACCGGCTCGACACCACCGCCCGCGCCACCGGCTGA
- a CDS encoding TetR/AcrR family transcriptional regulator, with product MTMPRRRPGRPRRDDQRQTRELVLAVATRLFAERGFDGVGLREVAAAADVDVATVAHHTGTKAQLYDACFARVYDAEREVLERAARRAREAAGGSAAEALAGLHHLADVFVDFLEDRPETTRLWLRRWLEPGRHGGFDQRYAVPLYRLAEELLDTASAAGRLTEPAAHVVVRSLVWAVHGHVVALADVAPDQLAGRRAEFRAFVHRWLDALYGTRDVPPPG from the coding sequence ATGACCATGCCCCGTCGCAGGCCGGGACGCCCCCGGCGGGACGACCAACGGCAGACCCGCGAGCTGGTGCTGGCGGTGGCGACCCGGCTCTTCGCCGAGCGGGGCTTCGACGGGGTGGGGCTGCGCGAGGTGGCGGCGGCGGCCGACGTGGACGTGGCCACCGTGGCCCACCACACCGGGACGAAGGCTCAGCTCTACGACGCCTGCTTCGCCCGGGTGTACGACGCCGAGCGGGAGGTGCTGGAGCGGGCCGCGCGCCGGGCCCGGGAGGCGGCCGGCGGCTCGGCGGCCGAGGCGCTCGCCGGACTGCACCACCTGGCGGACGTCTTCGTCGACTTCCTGGAGGACCGCCCGGAGACCACCCGGCTGTGGCTGCGGCGCTGGTTGGAACCGGGCCGGCACGGCGGGTTCGACCAGCGGTACGCCGTGCCGCTGTACCGGCTGGCCGAGGAGCTGCTCGACACGGCGAGCGCCGCCGGGCGGCTGACCGAGCCGGCGGCGCACGTCGTGGTGCGCAGTCTGGTGTGGGCGGTACACGGGCACGTGGTGGCCCTGGCGGACGTGGCACCGGACCAGCTCGCCGGGCGGCGGGCCGAGTTCCGGGCGTTCGTGCACCGCTGGCTGGACGCGCTGTACGGCACCCGGGACGTACCACCGCCGGGTTGA
- a CDS encoding flavin-containing monooxygenase, producing MGTKPRVAVIGAGAAGLAALKALADRGVPAVCFESAGTVGGLWVYGPTDSPAYRTLHLNTSRGRTQFADLPMPADWPDYPDHTRIAGYLREYATRFGLTDTIRLRHTVREVTREPTGRWRVHVTGPDGPTRLDVDAVVVANGHNREPRWPEPGYPGECTADQLHSHDYRGPEQLADRRVLVVGGGNSAMDIAVDAGRVATRTLLSLRRGIWVVPKYLLGRPSDTLNGALARRLPWRLRQRISQRMLAVAVGPPTRYGLPAPEHGFLEDHPTLSDGLFSGLTHGAIEPRPGIDSFDGARVRFADGRADEIDLIVWCTGYRVAMPFLEPAVLGAEPEDLPLYRHVFHLDQPGLLFVGHMQSTGAALPLVEAQARLVAGYLSGRYALPGTDRQRADCRAELRAATARWGRRRPAMRVDFDAYLAQLARELTVGTRRADRGRGVRWPDPPPAGSGAAVRGTGARSDGAVPGAGPEAGGDVPGAGPSAAASR from the coding sequence GTGGGCACGAAACCCCGGGTGGCGGTGATCGGAGCGGGCGCGGCCGGCCTGGCCGCCCTCAAGGCCCTCGCCGACCGCGGCGTCCCCGCCGTCTGCTTCGAGTCGGCCGGGACCGTCGGCGGCCTGTGGGTGTACGGCCCCACGGACTCCCCGGCGTACCGCACCCTGCACCTGAACACCAGCCGGGGGCGTACCCAGTTCGCCGACCTGCCGATGCCGGCGGACTGGCCGGACTACCCCGACCACACCCGGATCGCCGGCTACCTGCGGGAGTACGCCACCCGCTTCGGCCTGACCGACACGATCCGGCTGCGGCACACCGTACGAGAGGTCACCCGGGAACCGACGGGCCGGTGGCGGGTGCACGTCACCGGACCGGACGGCCCCACCCGGTTGGACGTCGACGCGGTGGTGGTCGCCAACGGGCACAACCGGGAACCCCGCTGGCCCGAACCCGGCTACCCCGGCGAGTGCACCGCCGACCAGCTGCACAGCCACGACTACCGGGGACCGGAGCAGCTCGCCGACCGGCGGGTGCTGGTCGTCGGCGGCGGCAACTCGGCGATGGACATCGCGGTGGACGCCGGCCGGGTCGCCACCCGTACCCTGCTGTCCCTGCGGCGGGGCATCTGGGTGGTGCCGAAGTACCTGCTGGGCCGCCCGTCGGACACCCTCAACGGCGCGCTGGCCCGGCGGCTGCCGTGGCGGCTACGGCAGCGGATCAGCCAGCGCATGCTCGCGGTGGCGGTCGGCCCACCCACCCGGTACGGGCTGCCCGCGCCGGAGCACGGCTTCCTGGAGGACCACCCGACGCTCTCCGACGGGCTGTTCTCCGGGTTGACCCACGGCGCGATCGAGCCGCGCCCCGGCATCGACTCCTTCGACGGTGCCCGGGTGCGGTTCGCCGACGGCCGGGCCGACGAGATCGACCTGATTGTCTGGTGCACCGGATACCGGGTCGCCATGCCGTTCCTGGAGCCGGCGGTGCTCGGGGCCGAACCGGAGGACCTGCCGCTGTACCGACACGTGTTCCACCTCGACCAGCCGGGGCTGCTGTTCGTCGGGCACATGCAGTCCACCGGGGCGGCCCTGCCGCTGGTCGAGGCGCAGGCCCGGCTGGTCGCCGGGTACCTGTCCGGCCGGTACGCGCTGCCCGGGACGGACCGGCAGCGGGCCGACTGCCGGGCGGAACTGCGCGCCGCCACCGCCCGCTGGGGACGGCGTCGCCCGGCGATGCGGGTGGACTTCGACGCGTACCTGGCGCAACTGGCCCGGGAACTGACCGTCGGCACCCGGCGCGCGGACCGGGGCCGGGGCGTCCGCTGGCCGGACCCACCCCCGGCCGGGTCCGGCGCTGCCGTGCGCGGAACGGGCGCGCGGTCCGACGGTGCCGTCCCCGGGGCGGGTCCGGAGGCCGGCGGTGACGTCCCCGGGGCGGGTCCGTCCGCGGCGGCGTCCCGGTGA
- a CDS encoding SDR family NAD(P)-dependent oxidoreductase, with translation MNRVRVDRLAGRRVLVTGAAGTFGRQLCADLVAAGARVVGVDRQPGTGPDGVPVLGADLTDPDTVGPAVTAAVDRLGGLDLLVNNAGVGGPAPAELPPDETVRQQLEVNLLGAWRVTAAALPALEAARGRVVFVASRMALLPLPLAAAYGVSKRALVAYADALRHEVGSHVGVSVVYPSMVASPIHDSTAEAGLSLSGVSRLEPVTGVIRAILYAATAPRAPRDVATTGRGRVELALARHAPALADRIVRRTVRARLAAGDLDGAPLAAGMVRRHRDPSTRP, from the coding sequence GTGAACCGGGTCCGGGTCGACCGGCTGGCCGGCCGGCGGGTCCTGGTCACCGGGGCGGCCGGCACCTTCGGCAGGCAGCTCTGCGCCGACCTGGTCGCCGCCGGGGCCCGGGTGGTCGGCGTGGACCGGCAGCCCGGCACCGGCCCCGACGGGGTGCCGGTGCTCGGGGCCGACCTGACCGACCCGGACACGGTCGGGCCGGCGGTCACCGCCGCCGTCGACCGGCTGGGCGGGCTGGACCTGCTGGTCAACAACGCCGGGGTGGGCGGTCCCGCCCCGGCGGAACTGCCACCGGACGAGACGGTCCGCCAGCAGTTGGAGGTGAACCTGCTCGGGGCGTGGCGGGTCACCGCCGCCGCGCTCCCCGCGCTGGAGGCCGCCCGGGGACGGGTGGTCTTCGTGGCCAGCCGGATGGCGCTGCTGCCGTTGCCGCTGGCCGCCGCGTACGGGGTCAGCAAACGGGCCCTGGTCGCGTACGCCGACGCGCTGCGCCACGAGGTCGGCAGCCACGTCGGGGTGAGCGTGGTCTACCCGAGCATGGTCGCCTCGCCGATCCACGACAGCACCGCCGAGGCGGGCCTCTCGCTGTCCGGGGTGTCCCGGCTGGAGCCGGTGACCGGCGTGATCCGGGCCATCCTGTACGCCGCCACCGCCCCACGGGCCCCCCGGGACGTCGCCACCACCGGCCGGGGACGGGTCGAGCTGGCCCTGGCCCGGCACGCCCCGGCACTGGCGGACCGGATCGTCCGGCGCACCGTACGGGCCCGGCTCGCCGCCGGTGACCTGGACGGGGCACCCCTGGCGGCCGGCATGGTCCGTCGGCACCGGGACCCGTCCACCCGCCCCTGA
- a CDS encoding futalosine hydrolase, translated as MTGLLVVTAVAAEAEAVRVGLTGVDATVVPVGVGPAVAAAATARLLALAEAAGRPYAGVVSAGVAGGFAHRVPVGGTVLATRSVAADLGAESPEGFIPVDELGMTPEQLGVASAVEADPALLAALRAALPDAVVGAVLTVSTVTGTATSTRALAARHPDAVAEAMEGYGVAVAAAQAGLPFVELRTVSNPIGPRDRGSWRLREALTALGPAATALARVPTG; from the coding sequence GTGACCGGACTGCTGGTGGTGACCGCGGTAGCGGCCGAGGCGGAGGCGGTACGGGTCGGCCTGACCGGGGTGGACGCCACGGTCGTGCCGGTCGGGGTGGGTCCAGCGGTCGCAGCTGCCGCCACCGCCCGGCTGCTGGCGCTCGCCGAGGCCGCCGGCCGGCCGTACGCCGGGGTGGTCAGCGCCGGGGTGGCCGGCGGCTTCGCGCACCGGGTACCGGTCGGCGGGACGGTGCTGGCCACCCGCAGCGTCGCGGCCGACCTGGGGGCGGAGTCACCGGAAGGATTCATCCCGGTCGACGAGCTGGGCATGACCCCCGAACAGCTCGGGGTCGCCAGCGCCGTCGAGGCGGATCCGGCGCTGCTCGCCGCCCTGCGGGCGGCGCTGCCCGACGCGGTCGTCGGCGCGGTGCTGACGGTCAGCACGGTGACCGGTACCGCCACCAGCACCCGGGCGCTCGCCGCCCGGCACCCGGACGCGGTGGCCGAGGCGATGGAGGGGTACGGCGTGGCGGTGGCCGCCGCCCAGGCCGGGCTGCCCTTCGTCGAGCTGCGGACCGTCTCCAACCCGATCGGTCCCCGGGACCGGGGTTCGTGGCGGCTGCGGGAGGCCCTCACCGCGCTCGGCCCGGCGGCGACGGCCCTGGCGCGGGTACCGACCGGCTGA